The following proteins come from a genomic window of Venturia canescens isolate UGA chromosome 4, ASM1945775v1, whole genome shotgun sequence:
- the LOC122409540 gene encoding uncharacterized protein, with product MDAKMQQDIAGICPTVSNNSMDRRDMNICYDDRRVQVPPQHMQPSYYKFQNEIVNNGNNMPEMPTAAHWWRESSEVFNNPQAPPAQPEAGCAPEQPPPSVPQTSQGTSTVVTKPKPAKKAKTDDDHHEPVNRSKQPEKWKVNVKKNARLRGEAYVGVGGKIVPAKVVGPVCDCRMRCGDKIGPEARRELHEVFWKTCTWEQRRQYIALLVKESAKQRSRARADVKSETRRQVTFTYSLLIQGDFITVCKPMFLNTFSISEKLVRIAMDKKRTSPGGIIGPDQRGRHTPKSKKPDAVRELVREHIKSFPAEKVSNTKDHTGKRYLDANLSIAALHKLYVKKCEETGVPPSDIVKESYYRRIFKTEFNLGFKTVEDKNKTAHSSSYSNKGNKP from the exons ATGGACGCAAAAATGCAACAAGACATAGCTGGAATTTGTCCCACTGTCTCCAATAATTCTATGGATAGACGAgacatgaatatttgttaCGACGATAGACGCGTTCAAGTACCACCGCAACACATGCAACCATCCTATTATAAATTCCAAAATGAAATTG tcaataATGGAAACAATATGCCAGAGATGCCAACTGCTGCACACTGGTGGAGAGAAAGCTCTGAAGTTTTCAACAACCCACAAGCACCGCCAGCTCAACCAGAAG CTGGATGTGCCCCAGAACAACCGCCACCCAGTGTTCCTCAAACGTCTCAAGGAACATCAACCGTTGTGACAAAGCCGAAACCAGCAAAAAAGGCAAAAACCGATGATGATCACCACGAGCCTGTAAATCGTTCAAAACAGCCTGAGAAATGGAAAGTTAACGTGAAGAAAAATGCTCGATTACGTGGGGAAGCATACGTGGGAGTTGGAG GCAAAATAGTACCAGCAAAAGTAGTTGGACCAGTGTGCGATTGCCGGATGCGTTGCGGCGACAAGATAGGTCCAGAGGCTAGACGGGAGTTACACGAGGTGTTTTGGAAGACTTGCACCTGGGAGCAGCGAAGACAATACATCGCACTTTTGGTGAAGGAATCAGCGAAGCAGCGTTCACGTGCCCGTGCGGATGTGAAGTCAGAGACTCGACGACAAGTAACGTTCACTTATTCGTTGCTGATTCAGGGAGATTTCATAACAGTTTGCAAACCAATGTTCCTCAACACATTTTCAATATCGGAAAAGCTCGTTCGAATTGCCATGGATAAAAAGAGAACATCACCCGGAGGCATAATCGGGCCGGATCAGCGTGGCAGACACACTCCAAAATCAAAAAAGCCCGACGCCGTGAGGGAGCTCGTTCGTGAGCACATCAAGTCATTCCCtgctgaaaaagtttcaaacaCGAAGGATCACACTGGCAAAAGATACTTGGATGCGAATCTAAGTATCGCCGCTTTGCACAAATTATACGTGAAAAAATGCGAAGAAACGGGTGTACCGCCGAGTGACATTGTCAAGGAGAGCTACTACAGGCGCATATTCAAGACTGAGTTTAATCTCGGTTTCAAAACCGTCGAAGACAAGAACAAGACAGCCCATTCATCGAGTTACAGTAATAAGGGCAATAAGCCGTGA